One window of Helicobacter winghamensis ATCC BAA-430 genomic DNA carries:
- a CDS encoding ribonuclease J — protein MEEQTNPNIQPNKENREPNKRRFRPRKDRMESQKTDSTKEGESGQKPQNRNRYNPRFKKDTDKNNTNTRENRPKQYNKNFASSTTQASNLELRKAVELNAKIHEDALAPHSKIEFNPNAKVRITPIGGLGEIGGNMTIIETQNSAIIIDAGMSFPDESMHGVDILVPDFSYLEVIKDKIVGIIITHAHEDHIGAMPYLFKKYQFPIYGTALPLGLIGSKFDEHGLKKFRSLFRAVEKRKPMRIGEFEIEWIHITHSIVDSSALAIKTEAGLIFHTGDFKIDHTPIDGYPTDLNRIAHYGEQGVLLLLSDSTNSHKPGYTPSEASVGPAFDLLFSRAKGRVIMSTFSSNIHRVYQAIQHGIKYNRKVAVIGRSMEKNLEIARTLGYIELPQNIFIEAHEVAKYGDEEVLIVTTGSQGETMSALYRMATDEHRHIKIKPTDTIILSAKAIPGNEGSVSNILNFLNKAGAKVYYQDFSEIHTSGHAAQEEQKLMLRLVKPKFFLPVHGEYNHILKHKETAVSCGVDERNIYLMEDGDQMEIAHNFLRKVRSVKTGKTYIDNQVNTAIANDVILERQDLAENGILIISVDFNKEKNSIIGKPRIQTMGIIANKETQAFNKEIEEFFTLFSKNCKKELYNSQKAMENELRNALRKLMFKKTKKYPTIFPMVTLI, from the coding sequence ATGGAAGAACAAACTAACCCAAACATACAACCAAACAAAGAAAATCGCGAACCAAACAAGCGTCGTTTCAGACCACGCAAAGACAGAATGGAATCACAAAAGACAGATTCCACAAAAGAAGGCGAAAGCGGGCAAAAGCCACAAAATCGTAACCGCTATAATCCGCGTTTCAAAAAAGATACAGATAAAAACAACACAAATACGCGTGAAAATCGCCCAAAGCAATACAATAAAAACTTTGCAAGCTCAACTACACAGGCTTCTAACCTTGAACTTAGAAAAGCCGTAGAGCTTAATGCAAAAATCCACGAAGACGCGCTTGCTCCGCACTCTAAGATTGAGTTTAACCCCAATGCAAAGGTGCGTATCACGCCAATTGGTGGCTTAGGGGAAATTGGCGGTAATATGACTATTATTGAAACACAAAACTCCGCAATCATCATTGATGCAGGAATGAGCTTCCCAGATGAGAGTATGCACGGCGTGGATATTTTAGTGCCAGATTTTAGCTATTTAGAAGTGATTAAAGATAAGATTGTGGGCATTATTATCACGCACGCCCACGAAGATCATATCGGTGCAATGCCCTATTTGTTTAAAAAATACCAATTCCCAATCTATGGCACAGCTTTGCCTCTAGGACTTATAGGCTCTAAATTTGATGAACACGGACTTAAAAAATTTCGCTCCCTATTCCGCGCAGTAGAAAAGCGCAAGCCTATGAGAATTGGCGAGTTTGAAATTGAATGGATTCACATCACACATTCTATTGTGGATTCTAGTGCTTTAGCGATTAAAACAGAAGCGGGGCTGATTTTCCACACAGGTGATTTTAAAATCGACCACACACCAATTGATGGCTATCCTACTGACTTAAATAGAATTGCGCATTATGGCGAACAAGGCGTTTTATTGCTTCTTAGTGATTCTACAAACTCTCATAAACCCGGTTACACTCCAAGTGAAGCAAGCGTTGGACCAGCTTTTGATTTACTTTTTTCACGCGCTAAGGGACGCGTAATTATGAGCACCTTTAGCTCTAATATTCACCGCGTGTATCAGGCGATCCAACACGGCATTAAATATAATCGCAAAGTCGCGGTTATTGGGCGTTCAATGGAAAAAAACCTAGAAATTGCTAGAACTTTAGGCTATATTGAGCTTCCACAAAATATTTTTATTGAAGCGCACGAAGTGGCAAAATATGGAGATGAAGAGGTGTTAATTGTTACCACAGGCTCACAAGGGGAAACAATGAGTGCTCTCTATCGTATGGCGACAGATGAACATCGCCACATTAAAATTAAACCAACTGATACCATAATCCTTTCAGCAAAAGCAATTCCGGGCAATGAAGGTTCTGTGTCTAACATTTTAAACTTCTTAAACAAAGCAGGGGCAAAAGTATATTACCAAGACTTTAGTGAAATTCACACAAGCGGACACGCCGCTCAAGAGGAGCAAAAGCTAATGCTTCGCCTTGTGAAGCCTAAATTTTTCTTGCCAGTTCACGGAGAATACAATCATATCTTAAAACACAAAGAAACAGCGGTTTCTTGTGGTGTTGATGAACGCAATATTTATCTAATGGAAGATGGCGATCAAATGGAAATTGCACATAACTTTTTACGCAAAGTAAGAAGTGTAAAAACAGGCAAAACTTATATCGACAATCAAGTCAATACTGCGATTGCCAATGATGTGATTTTAGAGCGACAAGACTTAGCAGAAAATGGAATCTTAATTATTTCTGTAGATTTTAACAAAGAGAAAAATTCTATAATTGGCAAACCACGCATCCAAACAATGGGAATTATTGCAAACAAAGAAACACAAGCTTTTAACAAAGAAATTGAAGAGTTTTTCACACTCTTTAGTAAAAATTGTAAAAAAGAGCTTTATAACAGCCAAAAAGCAATGGAAAATGAATTAAGAAATGCCCTAAGAAAACTAATGTTTAAAAAGACTAAAAAATACCCCACAATTTTCCCAATGGTAACACTCATTTAG